The Enterobacter asburiae genomic sequence ACGCGGATAATGGCCTGAACGGCTACCATCTCGCCATGACCGCTGAATACGATCTGCTGATTCTGGATATCATGCTGCCCGATGTGAACGGCTGGGACATTGTCCGCATGCTCCGCTCTGCCGGTAAAGGGATGCCCATCCTGTTACTCACGGCTCTCGGCACGATTGAACACCGGGTTAAAGGGCTTGAGCTGGGCGCGGATGACTATCTGATTAAGCCTTTCGCCTTTGCCGAGCTGCTCGCCCGGGTGAGGATGCTGCTGAGACGCGGAAATACGGTGATTGCGGAAAGCCAGCTTCAGGTGGCAGACCTGACGGTTGACCTCGTGTCGAGAAAGGTAAGCCGGGCCGGAAGCCGCATCTCGTTAACCAGCAAAGAGTTCAGCCTGCTGGAGTTTTTCATGCGTCATCAGGGA encodes the following:
- a CDS encoding copper/silver response regulator transcription factor yields the protein MKILIVEDEMKTGEYLSKGLTEAGFVVDHADNGLNGYHLAMTAEYDLLILDIMLPDVNGWDIVRMLRSAGKGMPILLLTALGTIEHRVKGLELGADDYLIKPFAFAELLARVRMLLRRGNTVIAESQLQVADLTVDLVSRKVSRAGSRISLTSKEFSLLEFFMRHQGEVLPRSLIASQVWDMNFDSDTNAIDVAVKRLRAKIDNDFEPKLIQTVRGVGYMLEVPDAR